The DNA segment aaaatatttgatttgtaaccaattaaccgcgataaacgaggggttACTAATCAAGTAAACAGTTAAAAAGATGTggtttttattagttattaattattattagtaagcTAAGAACCAAGGTGTGATTTTACATGTGGACAGTAAgtataattattgtaattaagcATAGTGGTCAAAACAGAATTCAGCACCGAACAAATGGCAAAGCAGATCCCAGCAGGATTTTATGGCTAAGAATCAAGATGTCGTGCTTTATAAGGCTTTAACCAGCTTAGGCCTGTCTCGGGTGGTTGGGCCTCTCAATCAAAAGGGATGTTCTCCCAGTGAAAGGAGATTCTGCTGGACTGGACAAACAAGAGTCATGTGACTGTCTTGTCTCACCAGTTTTACAAAGAGGAGTCAATGAATTAAACAATACAAGGGTTGGGCTGTACAGTTTTCTGTACAGCTGTTTAACACGACTTCTAGAACAGACTTTGCGAGTCAAGTCAAGACCTGTGACCTCTAACCTTGCAGATTTTCCCTTTGGATCACACTAGACTCTAGTAAGTCTTCCTAGCAGAACAGAAACTGATATAGTATACTATAAATCCTGAAACCTGGAACCCAACATCTCTGTAATGCATTTTTCCATAGACAATTTTCTTAGAAAAGACAACTTTGGTTCATAGTCGGTCAAAATGACTTTGCACTTACCAGTTTCTGAGTCCCTTTGCTTCTAACGAGGCAGGACTTTTCCAGATTCTGATATCCGCCAATCACTTCAATTTCCTCTACTGTTGGATACTTCTTCTTCATGGGTTCAGCAACAGTCGAAGTTGGGGTTTGGTGCTTCTGGAGTGTTTTTGCATTGGTGCACGCCACTGCGATGGGGTGATTTTTTGGGGTGATTGTGACGGTGGTTCCTCTCTTCACTTGACCGCCGGAGGCACTACGGATGGAGAATAAAGTCGGCGAGGCTACGGGGGAGGCGGCGGGAGACGGGGAACACGGGGAGGAGGCTGGAGTTGGGGCAGAGTCTGAGGGTTTTAGCGATCTCTCTGGGGATTGGTTCCTGAGATGTGAGGTGTTAATTGGGTTTGGTTGCTTGAGATGAGAcgttgaaggaaaaaaacatctGGGACGGAGTTTAGAGTTGATATCAAGTGTTTCCTCGTTTTTGGCGTAATCCTTCAACTGGTGCTTCTTGGTTCCTTTGCTTTGGGGTCCTTTTGTGTCTGAATCCTTGGAGTTTGATATTGTCGCTTCCTGAAATTTCTGGAGCCCGCAAGTGTCTTCCCCTGAGAACACGTTACCGTCCACGTTTTCTGAGATAAGGGGCTTCACCTTCACGAGATGCACTGATGGTACGTCCAAGTTCCTGTCTCTCAAACACAAACCTGACCTTGAACCAACCGTTTCCAAGTTGTATATCCGACTCATTGCTGCCAGAGAGTTGGGATGCGGTGGCGAAGGAGGATCGCAGGATGTTGTTTCAGAGACCTCCTTGACTTCCTCGTCTTCTGGACTCCGGTGGTAAGTCAGTTGTTCTTCCACATACTTCCCAGTGTTCGGTTCCTCCTCAGATATTTGACAAGATTCACCGATATCTTTGGTTACAGCATGAGCGAGATCGCTGCTTACTTCCTCTCCGTCTACACTGTGTGAATGTcggacagaaacaggaagttgaggGCAGTTTTTCAACAGGGCGACTTCCTGTGTGATGTCAAGAGCAGTCACGGATATCTGGGCCTCTGCGTCTTCCTCACAGCTCTCTGCTGCAACCATGGTCTTCTGCAAATGTTCTGCGGGTTTTTCCGTGTCACCTTCTGTTGCACCTTCACTTCCATCCACACCAAGTGTCCGACTCTGTCGAAGCCTCTCTTGCTCCCGTtgtctaattttctcacgtAGGGACTCAATACGGCTCAAAGGCTTGCCGACTCTCCAGCTATCCCGCCTCTCAACCATGGATCCTCCTTCCGAGTCTTTATTTTCCTTGCTTTGACTTGAGGTCTTTTTTCGATCCAAATCCTCAGCAACATAAAAAACGGTCCTGGGGATTTGGATCTCAAGGGAACCTGGAGGGTTTCCCATCGGAGGGATTCTTTTCGGGGATCTGGGAGTAGAGTTTTCATTGTGAATTTGTCCCCTCGGAGTTCTTTCATTGGTATAATCGGCTAATTTTTGTACTTTGAGTTCTTCTGTTTGATAGGATGATCCAATATGTTCTGCCTCTTTTGGGACTACGGTACTCAGAAGACCGGAGTACTCTTTGTGATCGGATTCAAGTCGGAAGCAGGTCTCAGCGGATGCACAAGGGTTTTCCAAAACATTCAGTAatgttttgtcaatttttttcgGTTTTCCGGAGTCACAATCATTCTCTGTGATCAGCTCCCTTTTTTCCGTGACGCTCCATGGCGCTGCTCTTTCAGCTGTCCTCGTCTTCGCATCTTGCTTAATCGGAATTCTCCTTGCATATGAGATTCCCTCTGTGCTTTTAACAGACGCCATCGTAAATCCTTCTTTGTCTTCATTGTTCGATATCCCTGACTTTTTGACTTCAGTACTATTTTGGAATCCCATTCTCGTCTGTGTCGCATCACTCGGATTCTCACATCCGATTTTACCCTTTGTTGCCGTGTCTTTCCCTAAGCCTGCTACGCGCCTATCCGAATATATCCTCTCATGTGTTTTCCTCTCAAAACCGACATCCGGATCCAAGCCGTTCTCCTTAGCACTCAGGAGCCTATCAGAGAAGCTAAAGGAGCGTTTGGGTACACCTTTAAGAACCGCATTTCTCCCATCCGACATGTTTTCCGCTGTTCGTTCATTATTATCACTAAAGTGTTTCCTTTTTCCGGGTCGGAGGAAATTATCGGAACTTTTTGATCTACACGGAGGCTTACGGAGTTCTCCGAATTTAGTAAGCAGCTGGCTAACTCGTCCACCTTTTTCATGAAACACATTGTCATCCAAGCTGGAATCTTTTATCATTGTCGCCTGGCCGCATGGTTTTTCCTTATCTTTGGAATTCTCCTTCAACCGGGATATGTCGGTTCTCatgtccttctttccttctgtaTCGCCATCTTCCCTCCCAGAGGTTCGATCTTCCATGGTGGTTGTGGGCTTTATGATAAGAACATCTGATGCTCTGATTTCGGTTACGTTAGCTCCTCCGGCTAGGATCTCCCGAAGATCCATTTTCATCCCTCTTCTTCCTTGGAACTCCTCCTCAGACCTCTCCGCTTCCATGTCCCTCCATTTAGGTCTTCTTTCGTCATTACCTCGCTGGTCTTGttcaatgatgatgatattgTCCGCCCGTATGGTTCGGAGACAAGGGACCAGCGAAGAGAAAGAAGTTTCATTTTCCTCTTTCGGGAATTCTTTATCCTTGATTACATCTATCCATGAACATTTGTCCTTTTCCCGTACCtccttttttgtgtcttttcctTGACTTCGGTCTCTGCTCTTTTCTTTGTCTCGTCCTTCACTTAAATCTCGGAATCTTTCTATTTTTAGCTCTATGTTCATCCCTCGTCCTCTGTCCCCGTCGTGACTCTTAGGGGCCATTTTGTCTTTTGCTTCCACCTCGTGGTACCCAACATCTTTCCCCTTCCTCCAAACACTTTGCGTTCGAATAAATGGGTTTTCATGGACTGGCACGATCGTTTCCATGGACACCTCACTTGCTGGTTTAAGTTCGGCATCCGCCCACTGGCCCGGGTCTGGACTGAGTGACTGTTCGTTTCCTTGATTGACAGTTACAGAGCTGTCTGTGTCGCTCAATGCATCAGAAGGAGGTTGAGCGTCTACTTGCAGCACGGAGAGATCTCTTTCCTTCTCCCTGTCAAacaggacttcctgttttgctttCCTACGCTGGATGATGCCTCGCTTCCAGGCAGGCATGTTGGCaaatttctcctcctcctctttttctcTCCTCCCTCGCTCTTCTTCCTCTCTCCTCTTTTTCTCCAACAGGAGTTGCTTCCATTCCGGGAGAGAGGACACGGACATGACAATACAGCAAGATGGGGTGTCGCCCTTTGGCCTCTGGGACTGGGGGTGCAGAAATAAGGAGGTACATTTAGTTACAGTAAATCATTACTCAcacattgtgtacatttttgttaattGGGATGTTTTAAATAAAGACTCATAAATACAAACTCGAGTCAATTTGTGTCTACAGTATTTAATTACAATCGACACAATATAACCCATGTTTGTACCTTATCCAAGTCTGTTTGTACCTTATCCAAGGCTAAAAAGGTACCAGCAACAAGATTAGGAccatgtaaaaagtaaaaaagtaaagtaaaaagtttaacattattagagccccctcgacatgatataacacccctacagtcacctttacagtcatcATATCAAATATAGTagaatgtttaacattattagagccctctatacatgaaatagcacccctacagtcacctttacattcgtattacccaataaagtataatgtttaacattattagagccctctatacatgaaatagcacccctacagtcgcctttacatttgtattacccaatagagtggaatgtttgacattattagagccctctatacatgaaataacacccctacagtcacctttacattcatattaccaatatagtagaatgtttaacattattagagcactctggacatgatataacacccctacagtcaactttgcactcatattaacaaatatagtagaatgtttaacattattagaggcctctagacatgaaacaacaaccctacagtcacctttacagtcatattaccaAATAGAGTagaatgtttaacattattagagccctctagacatgaaataacaaccctacagtcacctttactgtcgtattacccaatatagtagaatgtttaacattattagagccctctagacatgaaataacacccctacaggcaCCATTACaatggtattacccaatatagtagaatgtttaacattgttagagccctctagacatgaaataacaaccctatagtcacgtttacagtcgtattaccaaatatagaaTGTTTAGAGCCcccgagacatgaaataacaaccctatagtcacctttacagtcgtaTTACCAAATAGAGTagaatgtttaacattattagagccctctagacattaaataacaaccctacagtcacctttacagtcatattacctaatatggTGGAatgtttaacattgttagagccctttGGACATCAAATAataaccctatagtcacctttacagtcgtattaccaaatcaaatcaaatcccTTGGCTCTGCCTGTGTCCAAGTTTGTaaacaaaatatcaacaatataaacaaaaaaaaaactcagataTTTATGAAATTAGTGAAATCGTGACCTCATCCGGTAATGATATCACCGATATCGACATTGGATCAACCTGCCCACTCTTTCTCATTAGATATCAGTCTTAATATTGCCTATGTACGTCTCAGTCTTCATTATTACAAATTCATGTAACATGTTGTGGTAATTATGTCAATTATATCGATCTTTCATTTTCACAGTACATGATAAACACTGTAAAACTACCAACAAGCTAAGCTTAAAAAGTATTTCAATGATACTTACAAGACTCCTTTGGTTTGCTATTGCAGCATCCGCTTGAACTTCACACTCATTCCGTCTCCTAGCGCATAAATTAATCCTCCTAgtgtaaatatacacatatatacatatatatttacactgGCAAAAAATAGTTTTCAAACCGAAGTGAGCGCGTGTCAGAACATGGCGACATGACCGAGGAATAGTAAATATTGCCAGCTTCGCAGCGCCAGCACAGTAATCCGATAATTACGCTCAATTCCATCAGAAGAGTTAAGTGGCAAGCACCATATTGTGGGACCTAAGAAAAGGCGTTTAAAGAACACGACCGTCTGCCCGGGATCTaaccccccaccacacacacacacacacacacggtctcATCCCTCCATTCTGTAGGGCTAATTGGAGGAGATCTACAAGTTCACAATACACTCATTTACCAAGTcatatactacatactgtaccaCATTCTCTTTATTACTACAAGAAGTATTATTAATACTGTAATgctaaagttttttttccccccaagatattttatattttgatgtATTGGTGAATTTTTAACCATCTGAATGAAACgttaagagccctctagacatgaaataacacccctacagtcaactttacactcgtattacccaatatagtacaatgtttagcattattagagccctctagacattaaataacacccctacagtcacctttacacttgtgtattacccaatatagtagaatgtttaacattagagcactctagacatgatgtaacacccctacagtcaactttacactcgtattacccaatatagtagaatgtttggcattattagagcccttgtgacattaaataacaaccctacagtcacctttacacttgtgtattacccaatatagtagaatgtttagcattattagagccctatagacttcatataacacccctacagtcactttacattcatattgccaatatagtagaatgtttaatattattagagctctgtagacatgaaatagcacccctacagccacctttacattcgtattacccaataaagtagaatgtttaacattattagagccctcaatacatgaaatagcacccctacagtcacctttacattcgtattactGAATAAAGTagaatatttaacattattagagcccccaatacatgaaatagtacccctacagtcacctttacattcgtattacccaatatagtagaatgtttaacattattagagccctctatacatgaaatagcacccctacagtcgtctttacatttgtattacccaatagagtacaatgtttaaaattattagagccctctagacatgaaataacaaccctatagtcacctttacagtcatattaccaaatatagtagaatgtttaacattattagagccctctatacatgaaatagcacccctacagttgcctttacattcatattacccaatatagtagacaaaataagagattaaagacataaataatgctTGTGTCTTGTTTTAAATGTATTCCAGCGCTATACAAGGTTTAGGTTTAGTAtagataatataataagaattattataatatcaaAAAAAGGCTCAAGACCCTTTCATTTGCCAGTATGCAGCCCTGTATTGAGTATGGACATGGCTGTAACACCGATAACCTTTAATATCCAATtagcattaaaaataaacactcaTGTTCATATAAATGAAAACGTAGTGAGCTGTTATCAGCCTCTAAGGTTCTTCCTGCAGAACATCATTTTGACTTCggactttcactttcactttcactcctCCTTGTGGTTACTATCCCGATGAGGGATTGTAGCCGTGGCCCGGTGAGGCTCATAAAAGAGCTGCACCTTGGTGCTAAGCTGTTTGCAGAGGAAAGCTAAATCCTGTTTGTCCAGCGAGTGTGCCAGCGTCAGGTAGGCTGACATGGTTAATGCCAGGAGCAGCCGGTCCAAGGATAAAGCCGGCAGGAACCACAAAACCACACCAAGCTCCAAGCACACCGGGTGGCGGAAGTGAGACAGGAAGCGTTGTGCCTCGGGCGACTTATGGGACAGGGGCTCCCCCAGACCTAAACACTTATAatacacctaaaaaaaaagaacatcagtaTTAAATTACATACAAACAAACCATTACAGTTAGTTTTTATTAGCACCTTTTACACCTTTCGTATTACCAAATAGAGTagaatgtttaacattattagagccctctagacatgaaataacacccctatagtcacctttacagtcgtattaccaaatatagtagaatgtttaacattattagagccctctagacatcaaataacaaccctatagtcacctttgcagtCGTATTACCTAATAGAGTagaatgtttaacattattagagccctctagacatgaaataacaaccctatagtcacctttacagtcgtattaccaaatatagtgggatgtttaacattattagagccctctagacatgaaatagcaaccctatagtcacctttacagtcgtattaccaaatatagtggaatgtttaacattattagagccctctagacatgaaatagcaaccctatagtcacctttacagtcgtaTTAccaatagagccctctagacacgacttaacaaccctacagtcacctttacagtcgtaTTACCAAATATCGTagaatgtttaacattattagagccgtctagatatgaaataacaaccctatagtcacctttacagtcgtattaccaaatatagtggaatgtttaacatgattagagccctctagacattaaataacaaccctaaaccaaaaaaaaactatttatgaagatattatttattatttaagatATTTATGAAATTAGTGAAATGACCTCATCCGGTAATGATACCACCGATATCGACATTGGATATTCTCATTAGATATCGGTCTTAAACCGTAACCAGAAGTAATTATCCCTGTGTTCCATCGGCTATCTATGACATCACAATTGCCTGCTATGAAAGTTCTGTGCACCTGTTTGATGCCCAGTAGTTCTGGGTAGTCAAAGATCAGGAGGATGCTGCAGATGATGGCCCAGCAGAAGAAGTGCACAACAAAGCAGAGCAGAGGGAACCAGACACTCCATGGTGCATGACGCACTGACCACAGACAGGGGGCGCCAGATACAGGCTGCCAGTAATTCATCAGAATCTAACGGTGGAGAGGATAaacattaatgttttttttacatttattaaacaaaaaaatgttttatagtGACTTTTGAAGATTACATGAAACCTTATGCAATAAATATATGCACCACCAATGTATTTATCAATTTATATACATCTATTTGTATACAATGTATAATATAACAAGCTCTGTACCTGCAGAGCCAGTGCTGTGGTGAAGCAGTATGCAGTCCGGTTCAGGGACCCGAGGACTGACTGGCAGGCCTGTTTTACAGGAGTCCATGCAAGCAGACTATGTTGCAAGGTGAAGAGAACCAGCAGAGCAACGTCCACAACCAATGGCTTAAGGACAGAGCTGTCCTGCAGGGCCGCTGACCACGGTATGGTGTCTTAGGAGAGGGAATAAAGAagagtaaaataaattaatatatgtgTGCTGATCTTCGGTTAAAATGTTTAACATTCGGGTacaatggaccaatcagcttcCGGCTTTATTAGCATTTTCCAACATTTAACCAATCACGGACACGAGCTTTCTGTTGCTGATAAATAGTGGATATTATTAAACTTTTGGTTATCTGGTGCGATGACGTGTTGATACGCTTGCTATTATTATACTACGTCACAGTAAAAATCACGTAATTCAaagtaaatgaaaaaatgttgcGCCCAacgtggggctcgaacccacgaccctgagattaagagtctcatgctctaccgactgagctagcCGGGCAGTTGAATACTACTACACGTGGTAgccattaaaaactaaaaaggaCAAAATTTTGAAAGTTTGAAACACTTCATCAAAATTATAGTCTTCGAAGTAACTATCAAGTCGATACACTTACGGGAAAACTGTCtcattctaacaaaaaaagttcCCTTACAAGCAGTAGTTAGCCGAAAGCTTTACCTTGACAGAGTGACGTCTCTCCCGTAATGTTATGGTAAATGACTCGAAATGATATAAACCGAATAAAATCTGCTCCAGATATGAAAACAAACGCAAAGTTAAGCAATGCCGCTGTGCAAAGCCCGCAGGCACGAAGAGTGACTGACGCCATTTCAAACAGACTGTTTTTGCTACATTTGGCAAGTGGTCTCTTCCGGGACTGCAGATTGTTGTAGTTACAAATATGTGACACGTAGAGGCGCTGCCAAACTTCTATTAAATTCCCCATCTTGTATGATCCATACAGTATcactattaattaattataggTGTCATTTGTTGtgtcataaaataattaaaatgccCGTTTATGATGCAACATTACAAAATGACATTCAAAATTCCGGTGTTTAGTTAATGCACCTTAGCGCGTGTGTGATTGGTGGATAACCAGGAAGTGTGcgatttttacatttcatttcatggatAACCAGGAAGTGTATGTTATTtacatttcagttcatttttaaGGTTCTATAACAACCATTTaccacacaaaaaaaccttcaaaatGTCTCTATTAGCCTCAATAGATGCCAAACTAGGAGTAAAGCATGATTAGCAACTTTTAAACTTCTGTCATAGAAGTGATGGGTGTCACTATGAAATCCGTACAGGAAACGCAGTTCGTTTTGCGCATGTGCGAGACTCAAAGCAACATAAATGGTCAGTAACCATACttcatatatgtaatattttgggAGTGAGGAGGACTTTATTAGTGACTCTTGTCTCTTGACAGttgttttattgtctttattcacCAAGACTTGAggcttaaaaatataataataaaaaaaaaataaaacagatgaCACACTTGAGTCATTAATTGCAGGAAAAAAGTGTAATAGGACATAATATTATGTACATCAATGATGCGTCAACCTTCAAACAAAGTCAACATCACACCCATAGCAGTCCACATGATAGTAGTTGTTGGATGAAACCACTTGAATCGACTCTGGGCAACCCTGAAACAATGACAATgagttgtaaacaaatgtgcatTGTGAGAAATgacttattattaattataatgtatatttacCTCAGTTGGCAGTATAGGCTTATTGCAAGATGCACAGCAAGGAGCCTGCGCCCTGAAACCACCATCAGCCTCTTTCATGTCAAGCCTGTCTTGTAGCTTTTGGGTTGATTCTTTCTTAAGTGGGAAAAAAACTCACTTATGGTAGTCTGTGACACAGTAAATCTTGTCATCCGCGCCCACGGTGAAGGGCTGATCCTCTAGCTTCTGTCTGCAGACAACGCAGCGGAAACAGGCCGAGTGGTAGGATTTCCCACGGGCCTGCAGGACCTGATGACATACACAATCTTCCACACGCATATACAccgcatacatactgtacataaatatgCAGTAGATGACTCACCATATCCATGATTAAGTGACCGCAGCTGTTGCACACTTCAGGGGTTGGATGAACTCCTGAGTACTGAATGTAATAAAATACTATTACATTGCTGTCTACGATATCTCATGTGAGAtattttattacagtttattcattttttttctaccacaaAACACAATCACGGTATTCAATTGTGTTGCCAACTatttatacacagtatataaaaGTATCAATGATATCATAAAAATGGTTGATATAAAGTGTAGACTTACCAAAAAATCCTCCTCACAGTAGGTACTTCCTGCCATTGTATAAAACGGCTTTCCCCGAAGCTTTTTACCTGAAATGAATACTAAATTTACAACAAATTTCCATCTAATCCGACACGGTATATACATCTTTCACATttacatatacacataaatacatatttgtgtCAGGAGTTAAATGAACATCTCCCTTGGTGGCAACTACAATGATTTGATGCTTGAAAAGgtgcaaaaattaaaatttcgaATGAAAAACAAGAGCCGCTCGGAAGCTGAAGCtagactgaaatgctgtggaaatacgctaaaacatagaatgaaagtaaattgttattttgagttCAAATCGGGAATTGAACCTACCACCTCTGTGTCTGGAGTACTATTCCAGCTGTGCAATACAATTTTTACTTATTTGCCACAATTAGGGTACCAGAAGGGTATGCCAAATAAGTCTAGTGTGATCTCCCATGACcttgggtgtccaaaatgtggagcatgtttttttatCGGTCTGACACGAATATGAAGTGCTTTGAAAAGATGCAAAAATCAAAATTTCGAATGAAAAACAGGAGCCGCTCGGAAGCTAAAGCTgggctgaaatgctgtggaaatacgctaaaatgtagaataaaagtaaatttgttattttgagtTCAAatcgtggaattgaaccacccACTTCTGGGTCACAGTAGGTACTTTTTGCCATTGCATGAAAACAGGAGCCGcttggaagctgaagctggactgaaatgctttgGAAATACACTAAAACGTAGAATTAaagtaaattgttattttgagttCAAATcgggaattgaaccaaccacCTCTGGGTCTGGATCTAAGCACTATTCCAGCCACGCAATACAACTTTTACTTATTTGCCACAATTGGGGTACCAGAAGGGTATGCCAAATAAGTCTAGTGTGATCTCCCATGACcttgggtgtccaaaatgtggagcatgtttttttatCGGTCTGACACGAATATGAAGTGCTTTGAAAAGATGCGAAAATCAAAATTTCGAATGAAAAACAGGAGCCActcggaagctgaagctgggctgaaatgctgtggaaatatgctaaaatgtagaataaaagtaaatttgttattttgagtTCAAatcgtggaattgaaccaaccacTTCTGGGTCACAGTAGGTACTTTTTGCCATTGCATGAAAACAGGAGCCGcttggaagctgaagctggactgaaatgctgtggaaatactctaaaacgtagaatgaaagtaaattgttattttgagttCAAATcgggaattgaaccaaccacCTGTGGGTGTGGATCCAAGCACTATTCCAGCTGCGCAATACAACTTTTACTTATTTGCCACAAATAAGTCTAGTGTGatctcccatcatgctttgcagcactgtttttttaaacagttgtTTAACattgcatattatttttttgtcattctatGTACATAAGTAAATAATCGGTGTGTATTTAAATAGAATGAGcgctgaacattttgatgttttatttgtttgaatTGGTTACAAAATTGAGGAGTAATTAGCTATGAATAATGCGGAATAAATAGCTGAAAATGGCCGACAACAATAACGTATCATGAAGTATACAACTCACTACACAAACTGCAGGTGAAACAAGATTCATGGAATAGTTGTCCCATGGCCCGGCAGGCTTTCCCTGCACCATGCACCTCTTTATTGCACTTTACACACTGGCCTGCAAACAACATACACATaaagaaacatattttaatCCAGAATACACAACAAACTGTCCTTTGTCAATGCATAGGATCAGTACAAAACACGTTCCTTCTTaccaaagtaaagtaaactgGGGTCCATATTTTATTCCTTCTTTTGCAAGGTTGTCTTTTCCCTCGAGAGCCTCCAAGCTAGACTGTCGCCGGGTTTAATTTTGTACAGACAGCTGTAAGGAGAGTTGGCGTATGAGATGGTACCATCGGTCTCTCTgggtcaacccccccccccccccccccccccacttggtATTGAGCCAAGTGGGTGGCAACAGTCCAAACGGTGTCATTTTACACACactgtatttatgtgttgtgtaaatgtaatggtaatggtaatggttttatttcatttgaacatgcatcagattacaattgaatgcatcccataatcagttcacagttccacatgtccaaaaggagtaggaagaagcaaagcttattaaatcctacccctccatctggtacttttacaatcagtaactg comes from the Doryrhamphus excisus isolate RoL2022-K1 chromosome 14, RoL_Dexc_1.0, whole genome shotgun sequence genome and includes:
- the ppp1r18 gene encoding nipped-B-like protein B isoform X1 — protein: MSVSSLPEWKQLLLEKKRREEEERGRREKEEEEKFANMPAWKRGIIQRRKAKQEVLFDREKERDLSVLQVDAQPPSDALSDTDSSVTVNQGNEQSLSPDPGQWADAELKPASEVSMETIVPVHENPFIRTQSVWRKGKDVGYHEVEAKDKMAPKSHDGDRGRGMNIELKIERFRDLSEGRDKEKSRDRSQGKDTKKEVREKDKCSWIDVIKDKEFPKEENETSFSSLVPCLRTIRADNIIIIEQDQRGNDERRPKWRDMEAERSEEEFQGRRGMKMDLREILAGGANVTEIRASDVLIIKPTTTMEDRTSGREDGDTEGKKDMRTDISRLKENSKDKEKPCGQATMIKDSSLDDNVFHEKGGRVSQLLTKFGELRKPPCRSKSSDNFLRPGKRKHFSDNNERTAENMSDGRNAVLKGVPKRSFSFSDRLLSAKENGLDPDVGFERKTHERIYSDRRVAGLGKDTATKGKIGCENPSDATQTRMGFQNSTEVKKSGISNNEDKEGFTMASVKSTEGISYARRIPIKQDAKTRTAERAAPWSVTEKRELITENDCDSGKPKKIDKTLLNVLENPCASAETCFRLESDHKEYSGLLSTVVPKEAEHIGSSYQTEELKVQKLADYTNERTPRGQIHNENSTPRSPKRIPPMGNPPGSLEIQIPRTVFYVAEDLDRKKTSSQSKENKDSEGGSMVERRDSWRVGKPLSRIESLREKIRQREQERLRQSRTLGVDGSEGATEGDTEKPAEHLQKTMVAAESCEEDAEAQISVTALDITQEVALLKNCPQLPVSVRHSHSVDGEEVSSDLAHAVTKDIGESCQISEEEPNTGKYVEEQLTYHRSPEDEEVKEVSETTSCDPPSPPHPNSLAAMSRIYNLETVGSRSGLCLRDRNLDVPSVHLVKVKPLISENVDGNVFSGEDTCGLQKFQEATISNSKDSDTKGPQSKGTKKHQLKDYAKNEETLDINSKLRPRCFFPSTSHLKQPNPINTSHLRNQSPERSLKPSDSAPTPASSPCSPSPAASPVASPTLFSIRSASGGQVKRGTTVTITPKNHPIAVACTNAKTLQKHQTPTSTVAEPMKKKYPTVEEIEVIGGYQNLEKSCLVRSKGTQKLGKVCFDEDQLEQVCEYPSETSMWASGTSEVPQGDETQEAEADGGVIVSKSSRNLSTAIGHGLRVGQCHPLLKKHSV